GCTGTGGGAGATCCCCGCCGACAGGGCCCGCCCCGGCCTCGTGGTCCACACCGCCGGCTGGCCGATGGACGAGCACACCTATGGCGGCGGCTTCCTGTACCACCTCGAGGGAAACAAGGTCACGCTGGGCTTCGTCACCGGCCTCGACTACCAGAACCCCTGGATCAGCCCGTTCGAGGAGATGCAGCGCTGGAAGACGCACCCGGCCATCCGCGCCCACCTCGAAGGCGGCAAGCGCATCGGCTACGGCGCGCGCGCCATCACTGCCGGCGGCCTGCTGAGCCTGCCCACGCTGGTGTTCCCCGGCGGCTGCCTGGTGGGCTGCGAGGCCGGCACGCTCAACGCCGCGCGCATCAAGGGCAGCCATGCGGCCATCAAGACCGGCATGCTGGCCGCCGAGGCCATAGCCCCGGCGCTGAAGGCCGGACGTGCGCACGACGAGCTGGCCGCCTACCCCGAGGCCTTCGAGAAAAGCTGGCTGTTCGAGGAGCTGCACGCCACGCGCAACTTCAAGCAGTGGTTCAAGAAGGGCAACACCATCGGCACCCTGATGACGGGCATCGAGCAGTGGTTCCTGCCCAAGCTCGGCATCAAGAGCCCGCCCTGGACGGTCCACCGCCACACGCCCGACCACGCGCGGCTGCACGCCGCCAGCCAGGTGCCGAAGATCGCCTACCCCAAGCCCGACGGCAAGCTCACCTTCGACCGCCTGTCCTCGGTGTTCATCAGCAACACCAACCACGAGGAGAACCAGCCCGCCCACCTGACGCTGAGGGACGCGTCGGTGCCCGTGGCCCTCAACCTCGAGCGTTATGCCGGCCCCGAGAGCCGCTACTGCCCGGCCGGGGTGTACGAGTACGTGCAGAAGGACGGCGCCGAGCAGCTGGTGATCAACGCGCAGAACTGCGTGCACTGCAAGACCTGCGACATCAAGGACCCGACGCAGAACATCGTCTGGATCACGCCCGAGGGCGGCGGCGGGCCCAATTACGCCGGCATGTAGGGCCCGTGCGCGCACAGGCCGGGGAGGCGGGGGGCGCGGTCGGTCATGGACCGATGCTATCGGGCCGCCCTCCCGGCATGCCCCGCCTCAATTGGCCTCCAGGCCCGCCTTCTTCACGAGCTGCGCGTACTTGGCCAGCTCGCGCCGGAAGGCCTGCACCGCCTGCTCGGGCGTGGAGATGGCGATGGTGTTGCCCTGACGGGCCATCGTCTCCTTCACGCCCGGGTCGTTGAAGGCGGCCGCCAGGGCGTCGTGGATGCGCTTGACATCGGCCGCCGGCAGGCCCTTGGGGCCGAGCACCGCGAACCAGGCCTCCACCACGTAGCCCGGCAGTCCCTGCTCCACGAAGGTGGGCACGTTGGGCGCCGCGGCGATGCGCTGCGCCGTGCCCACGCCGATGGCCCTGAGCGCGCCGCTGGCGATGTGCTGCTGCACGCTGGGCAGGGCCACGGTGGCGAACTCGATCTGGCCGCCGATGAGATCGCTCACCATCGGACCCACGCCCTTGTACGGGATGTGCTTCGCCGTCGCGCCGGCCTCGTCGAGGAACATCTCGCCGGCCAGGTGCAGGATGGTGCCGTTGCCGCCGGAGCCGAAGTTCAGCTGGCCCGGCCGGCTCTTCAGCAGCGCGACGAACTCCTTGGAGTTGTTCGCCGGCACGTTCTTGTTGACCACGAGCACGATGGGCGTGCTGCCGACGATGGCGATGGGCGTGAAGTCGCCCGGCATGTCGAAGGGCAGGCTCTTGATGACGCTCGGGAAGATGACGACGTTGTTGCTGACCACGCTGAGCGTGAAACCGTCGGGCGCCGAGCGCGCCAGCTGCTGCAGGCCGATCACGCCGCCGGCACCGGGTTGGTTGTCCACCACCACCGGGTGGCCCAGTGCCTTGGCCAGCGCCGGTTGCGCGGCGCGTGTGATCGCGTCCACGCCCGAGCCGGTGGCGTTGGGCAACACGAAGCGGATGGTCTTCTCGCCGGGGGTCTGGGCCCAGGCGGGCAGTGCGGCGGCGGCCATCGTGGCGGCCAGGATCTGGCGGCGTGTCGTCGGGTGCGTCATCGTGTCTCCGTGTCGTGGGGTGGGTGGTGAAGGAAAGCTCAGGCCACGTATCCGGCGGCCTGCATCGCATCGATCTCGGCCTCGGTCTTGCCGAGGGCGGCCAGGGTCTCGCGCGTGTGCTGGCCCACGCGCGGCGGGTCCAGCCGCACGCCCGGGCGCGTGCCGCCCAAGGTGAAGGGCAGCAGCGTCGTGCCCACGGTCTGCCCGGCGCGCTCGCCGTCGGGCAGCACGATGGGCGCCAGGCCGCCGGTGGCCTGCAGGTGCGGGTCGTCGTAGAGGTCTTCGGGCCGGCGGATCGGCGCGTAGGGCAGCCCGGCGGCCTCCATCGTGGCCGCGAGTTCGTCGGCGCGCCGCCCAGCCAGCCGCTCGCGCAGCGCCGGCATCATCGTGGCGCGGGCCTTGACGCGCTGGTTGTTGGTGGCGAGCGCCGGGTCGGTCTTCAGGTCGGCGTATCCCAGCACTTCGCAGAAAGTCAGCCACTGCGCGTCGGACACTGCGGCCAGGAAGATCTGCTCGCCGCCGGCCACGGTGAACACGTCGTACACCGCCCAGGGGCTCTCGCGTGCGGGCATCGGCGCCGGCTTGCGGCCCGTCACCGCGTACTGCAGCATGTGCTGGCCGACCAGGAACACGTTGTTCTCAAAGAGCGCGCTCGTGACCTCCTGGCCGCGCCCGGTGATGCCGCGCTGCACCAGCGCCGCCAGGATGCCGATGGCGCCGAACAGGCCGCCCATGATGTCGTTGACGCTGCTGCCGGCGCGCAGCGGGTCGCCGGGGCGGCCGGTCATGTAGGCCAGGCCGCCCATCATCTGCACCACCTCGTCGAGTGCCGTGCGGAGCTCGTAGGGGCCGGGCAGGAAGCCCTTGAGGCTGGCGTAGATGAGCCTCGGGTTGACGGCCGACAGTGCCGCATGGTCGAGCCCGTACTTGGCCATCGTGCCCGGCTTGAAGTTCTCGATCACCACGTCGGCCGTGCCGCACAGCTCACGCGCCAGGGCAGCGCCGCGGGCATCGTGCAGGTCCAGCGTGATGCTGCGCTTGTTGCGGTTGAACATCGGGAAGAAGCCCGCCCCGGCGCCGAGCAGCGTGCGTGTGCGGTCACCGCCCAGCGGTTCCACCTTGACGACGTCGGCGCCCAGGTCGGCCAGTACCATGCCGCAGGTGGGGCCCATCACCATGTGCGTGAACTCGACGACGACCAGGCCCACCAGGGGCAGCGGGGCCGTCATGCCGCCACCGCCGCGGGCTGCAGGGTCTTGGGCAGCCCGGCGCGGACGATGGCGCCGCGCAGCCCATCGATCTTGTGCGCCGTCGGCGCGGTGCGGGCCAGGATCTGCAGGCCGTCCCGCAGGCCCACCTCACGCGCGATCGCCCAATCGGGGTGATGGATCATGCGCGGCACTGTAGCCTGGCCTGATGGGCACGCAATCGGGGATACGGCAACGCCGACCCGGCCCGGCAGCCGCGCCGACAATGCCCGTCCACCACCCCGCTTTCGATGGAGACCCGCTGATGATCAGCCGCCGCACCGCCACCACCGCCCTGGCCTCGCTGGCCGCCGCCACGCTGCCCGGCCGGGCCGTCGCGCAGACAGCGGCCACGCGCCGCATCGTCGTTCCCTTCGCGCCCGGCGGCCCGATCGACATCACCTCACGGCTGCTGGCCGAGCGGGTGAAGGACAGCCTGGGCCCGGTGGTCATCGAGAACAAGCCGGGTGCCGGCGGCAACCTGGGCGTCGACCTCGTCGCCAAGGCGCCGGCCGACGGCCTGACCATCGGCATCGCTGCCCCCGCCATGCACGCCATCAACCCCTGGCTGTTCAACAAGCTGCCCTTCGACCCCATCAAGGATTTCGCGGCCGTGGTGCAGATGGTGCGCATCCCCAACGTGCTGGTGATCAACGCCGAGGTCGCGCAGCGGCTGAAGATCGCCAGCCTCAAGGACTTCCTGGCCTACGCCAAGGCCCACCCGGGCAGGCTCAACTACGGCAGCGGCGGCATGGGCAGCGCCGGGCACCTGGGCGGCGAGATCCTCAAGCAACGCGGCGGCTTCTTCGCCGTGCACATCCCGTATGCCGGCGCCGCGCCGTCGCAGCAGGCGCTGGTGGCCGGCCAGGTGGACTACACGCTGGACAACCTGGCGGGCGCTGCGGTCAACATCCGCGGCGGCCGCATCGTCGCACTGGCCGTCACCAGCGCGAAGCGCAGCCCGCTGATGCCCGAGGTGCCGGCGCTGGCCGAGGTGCTGCCGGGCTTCGAGATCGACACCTGGTGGGGCCTCGTC
The genomic region above belongs to Ideonella sp. WA131b and contains:
- a CDS encoding electron transfer flavoprotein-ubiquinone oxidoreductase, encoding MNPAEILAAHGPREAMAYDVIVVGAGPAGLATAIRLKQLDANLSVVVLEKGSEPGAHILSGAVMDPRALNELFPDWQARGAPLNQPVTRDEVLFLDDTDARQTPQWLIPGCLHNEGNYVISLGSVAKWLGEQAEALGVEIFPGFAAAEVLYAEDGAVRGVATGNLGVGKDGQPHEGFQLGMALLAKYTVFAEGARGHLGKQLIEKFELDKGRDPQSYALGVKELWEIPADRARPGLVVHTAGWPMDEHTYGGGFLYHLEGNKVTLGFVTGLDYQNPWISPFEEMQRWKTHPAIRAHLEGGKRIGYGARAITAGGLLSLPTLVFPGGCLVGCEAGTLNAARIKGSHAAIKTGMLAAEAIAPALKAGRAHDELAAYPEAFEKSWLFEELHATRNFKQWFKKGNTIGTLMTGIEQWFLPKLGIKSPPWTVHRHTPDHARLHAASQVPKIAYPKPDGKLTFDRLSSVFISNTNHEENQPAHLTLRDASVPVALNLERYAGPESRYCPAGVYEYVQKDGAEQLVINAQNCVHCKTCDIKDPTQNIVWITPEGGGGPNYAGM
- a CDS encoding tripartite tricarboxylate transporter substrate binding protein, encoding MISRRTATTALASLAAATLPGRAVAQTAATRRIVVPFAPGGPIDITSRLLAERVKDSLGPVVIENKPGAGGNLGVDLVAKAPADGLTIGIAAPAMHAINPWLFNKLPFDPIKDFAAVVQMVRIPNVLVINAEVAQRLKIASLKDFLAYAKAHPGRLNYGSGGMGSAGHLGGEILKQRGGFFAVHIPYAGAAPSQQALVAGQVDYTLDNLAGAAVNIRGGRIVALAVTSAKRSPLMPEVPALAEVLPGFEIDTWWGLVVPAATPRGEVARLNAAFKAALDTPEVKSRFAQLMAEPVGGTPEQFAALIQREYKRYEGVVKASGAKVE
- a CDS encoding CoA transferase, encoding MTAPLPLVGLVVVEFTHMVMGPTCGMVLADLGADVVKVEPLGGDRTRTLLGAGAGFFPMFNRNKRSITLDLHDARGAALARELCGTADVVIENFKPGTMAKYGLDHAALSAVNPRLIYASLKGFLPGPYELRTALDEVVQMMGGLAYMTGRPGDPLRAGSSVNDIMGGLFGAIGILAALVQRGITGRGQEVTSALFENNVFLVGQHMLQYAVTGRKPAPMPARESPWAVYDVFTVAGGEQIFLAAVSDAQWLTFCEVLGYADLKTDPALATNNQRVKARATMMPALRERLAGRRADELAATMEAAGLPYAPIRRPEDLYDDPHLQATGGLAPIVLPDGERAGQTVGTTLLPFTLGGTRPGVRLDPPRVGQHTRETLAALGKTEAEIDAMQAAGYVA
- a CDS encoding tripartite tricarboxylate transporter substrate binding protein, giving the protein MTHPTTRRQILAATMAAAALPAWAQTPGEKTIRFVLPNATGSGVDAITRAAQPALAKALGHPVVVDNQPGAGGVIGLQQLARSAPDGFTLSVVSNNVVIFPSVIKSLPFDMPGDFTPIAIVGSTPIVLVVNKNVPANNSKEFVALLKSRPGQLNFGSGGNGTILHLAGEMFLDEAGATAKHIPYKGVGPMVSDLIGGQIEFATVALPSVQQHIASGALRAIGVGTAQRIAAAPNVPTFVEQGLPGYVVEAWFAVLGPKGLPAADVKRIHDALAAAFNDPGVKETMARQGNTIAISTPEQAVQAFRRELAKYAQLVKKAGLEAN